The following proteins are co-located in the Vigna angularis cultivar LongXiaoDou No.4 chromosome 2, ASM1680809v1, whole genome shotgun sequence genome:
- the LOC108329082 gene encoding uncharacterized protein LOC108329082, giving the protein MGSEIGTKIRKVVVISIRGGFRSACNHPFLLGFLCFLLLLYRSFPFLFSVLVSASPVLVCTAILLGTLLSFGQPNVPEVEKEEKVTHSLSSFQAGFSEGETVFSDRDENYFVKGYSQNKSDVEERGIEEASLVAERDNRTEEDQDLRSELPPDDVDLLDIQPEKKNRGEVEGERELHSFELGKNKEIHEENLTSEAVSSDEEAIEKQYVLVQKMDDDTFEFENEKPPRDHVDFSASSSWKQVENDDDGDDNVSVESGSDGAESSSPDASMADIIPILDELHPLLDLDAPQPAHVSRDGSDAESEKSQNSDDDSVESDEDTENPGDVEDDGIDEPDDEEEEEAIGGKEDESKSAIKWTEDDQKNLMDLGNLELERNTRLENLIARRRQKRLISEKNLIDLDFVDIPSNVAPIATARRNPFDFPDDSFAAMGLPPIPGSAPSILQPRRNPFDIPYDSNEEKPDLKGDSFQQEFTVFHQKDALFRRHESFSVGPSVLGLSRQERYDWKPVFVSERMASEGTSYSSFHRQSSEVSDSKLSSVPDTESLSSIDQDDRKFSEQDLSQENELVSNMDNASDVVEHGSQSSEENDSVEMIQIEESNVRHDEVEIVLGGVENPSEMAFYPETGEVEIHEQFNAGETHLRREPGDEESDSHSSRSSHSSLSEVIDSMPDEKIESLQGDDHVSTQASVQESNLQHVSSSEVEDNHHVEPVYDSSPQASETLQSFPSLSSHDSALEFSERAMPPASVETANVADKELDVHDHRQENNTSDHDKTQAASSEHHVEAQNALTSEKSEDVYVAANELSAANTSTVAEPQVIPVSVDANLSSDMGSITGVINSGLVHGQDVADHIHADSEILHQDNINSVDSDSEKSHISDNESLEESALPNEISRSFSANVSVLVQDADEMLDSGASDAHHISSDGSFMPAQLDLQLSPAAGPAPVDHPSPPSEESGHTEIFLSNNAGIYQIQQDKALTSSVEQGEANIYEDLDKNVVVFTSDSQHESDEKPSSNMENHKSISDKSVVEPSFSDHDESQSSSAIHIESAQSFGRSNDETGELQDATQKVQPSISSVTSEKSQNSEFGSPSGEVDLEVDRHGAVERDTEVLETALASEESMSQVTEENSNEFDDMKEIDEGFLSELDTVGDFRVNDAGVSLRTDTEHEKTGDSQVFSLPKDVKIEEIEQGIPVLEARSLEDVNLAFKQLQEGVDVKEVILPSTIKDQHAIEESKDHLEANSDLEVVEARSLEDINIALKQASEGNKGELPNSLDLKATSVKVEENGVGSSKVNESSSEETNRTTADKSENIPISGSSDKAKSHSRKSTSSSSSSSSSSDSD; this is encoded by the exons ATGGGATCAGAAATTGGAACCAAAATAAGGAAAGTTGTTGTAATTTCAATCAGAGGTGGTTTCAGATCAGCTTGCAATCATCCATTCCTTTTGGGGTTTTTGTGTTTCTTGCTTTTGTTGTACAgatcttttccttttctattttctgttttggtCTCTGCATCTCCTGTTTTGGTCTGCACTGCTATTCTGCTCGGGACCCTTCTTAGTTTTGGGCAGCCAAATGTGCCTGAAgttgaaaaggaagagaaagttACTCATAGCTTATCATCCTTCCAAGCTGGGTTTTCGGAGGGGGAGACTGTTTTTTCTGACAGAGATGAGAACTACTTTGTGAAGGGGTATTCACAAAATAAGAGTGATGTGGAAGAGAGGGGCATTGAGGAAGCAAGTTTGGTTGCTGAGAGGGATAATAGGACAGAAGAAGATCAAGACTTGCGTTCTGAATTGCCCCCAGATGATGTAGACTTGCTGGATATTCAGCCTGAGAAGAAAAATAGAGGGGAAGTGGAAGGGGAAAGGGAACTCCACAGTTTTGAGTTGGGAAAGAATAAGGAAATTCATGAAGAGAACCTGACTTCTGAAGCTGTTTCAAGTGATGAAGAAGCTATTGAGAAGCAATATGTCTTGGTTCAGAAAATGGATGATGAtacttttgaatttgaaaatgagaaACCTCCAAGAGATCACGTGGACTTTTCTGCTAGCTCATCTTGGAAACAGGtggaaaatgatgatgatggtgatgataaTGTCTCGGTGGAGTCAGGTTCTGATGGGGCTGAAAGCTCTTCACCAGATGCTTCCATGGCTGACATAATTCCAATACTTGATGAACTCCACCCATTACTAGACCTAGATGCTCCACAACCAGCTCATGTGTCCCGTGATGGTTCTGATGCTGAATCTGAGAAGTCTCAGAATAGTGACGATGACAGTGTTGAATCAGATGAAGATACTGAAAACCCTGGTGATGTGGAAGATGATGGTATTGATGAACCcgatgatgaagaggaagaagaagctatAGGTGGCAAAGAAGATGAAAGTAAATCTGCCATTAAATGGACAGAGGATGACCAAAAGAACCTCATGGATCTGGGAAATTTAGAGCTGGAAAGGAACACGCGGTTGGAAAATCTTATTGCCAGGAGAAGACAAAAGAGATTGATATCTGAGAAGAATCTAATAGACTTAGACTTTGTTGATATTCCCAGTAATGTTGCACCTATTGCTACAGCCAGGCGTAATCCATTTGATTTCCCTGATGACTCCTTTGCTGCCATGGGATTACCACCCATTCCTGGATCTGCTCCTTCTATTCTACAACCTAGACGAAACCCTTTTGATATTCCCTATGACTCAAATGAAGAAAAACCTGATCTTAAGGGGGACAGTTTTCAACAAGAGTTTACAGTGTTTCATCAAAAAGATGCCCTTTTTCGGCGGCATGAAAGTTTCAGCGTAGGACCTTCAGTACTGGGGTTATCCAGGCAAGAGAGGTATGATTGGAAACCTGTCTTTGTATCCGAAAGGATGGCTTCAGAGGGAACAAGTTATTCTTCATTTCACAGGCAATCAAGTGAAGTAAGTGATTCAAAGTTGAGCTCTGTTCCAGATACTGAATCTTTGAGTTCAATTGATCAAGATGACAGGAAATTCAGTGAGCAGGACTTGTCTCAAGAAAATGAATTGGTATCTAACATGGATAATGCTTCTGATGTTGTTGAACATGGAAGCCAAAGCTCTGAAGAAAATGATTCTGTGGAGATGATACAAATTGAGGAGAGCAATGTTCGCCATGATGAAGTTGAGATAGTGCTGGGTGGGGTGGAAAATCCTTCTGAGATGGCGTTTTATCCTGAAACAGGAGAGGTTGAAATTCATGAACAATTTAATGCAGGGGAAACACATTTGAGAAGAGAACCAGGTGACGAGGAGAGCGACAGCCACAGCAGCAGATCAAGCCATTCTTCACTATCAGAAGTAATTGACAGCATGCCAGATGAGAAAATAGAGAGTTTGCAAGGAGATGATCATGTTTCAACTCAAGCTTCAGTGCAGGAATCTAACTTGCAGCATGTTAGTAGTAGTGAGGTGGAAGATAATCACCATGTAGAACCTGTTTATGATTCTAGTCCCCAGGCTTCTGAAACACTCCAATCATTTCCTTCACTATCTTCTCATGATTCTGCTTTGGAGTTTTCCGAGAGGGCAATGCCTCCTGCTTCAGTGGAAACTGCTAATGTGGCAGATAAGGAGTTGGATGTTCATGATCACAGACAGGAAAATAATACTTCTGATCATGATAAAACTCAAGCAGCCTCTTCCGAACATCACGTGGAAGCCCAAAATGCATTGACGTCTGAGAAATctgaagatgtgtatgttgcaGCGAATGAGTTATCTGCAGCGAATACATCTACAGTGGCTGAGCCTCAGGTTATCCCTGTTTCTGTGGATGCAAATTTGTCTTCAGATATGGGATCAATAACCGGTGTGATTAATTCAGGCTTAGTACATGGTCAGGATGTAGCCGACCACATACATGCTGATTCTGAAATTCTTCACCAAGACAATATAAATTCTGTAGATTCAGATTCTGAAAAGTCACATATATCAGATAATGAATCTCTGGAGGAAAGTGCACTGCCCAACGAAATATCGAGATCTTTTAGTGCAAATGTGTCTGTGTTAGTCCAAGATGCAGATGAAATGTTGGATTCTGGGGCTTCAGATGCCCACCATATATCTTCTGATGGTTCCTTTATGCCTGCCCAACTGGATTTGCAACTTTCACCAGCAGCAGGGCCAGCACCAGTGGATCATCCTAGTCCACCTTCTGAAGAAAGCGGACATacagaaatttttttatcaaataatgcTGGCATATATCAGATTCAGCAGGATAAAGCCTTGACAAGTTCTGTGGAACAAGGTGAAGCCAATATCTATGAAGATTTGGATAAGAATGTGGTTGTTTTCACTTCTGACAGTCAACATGAAAGTGATGAAAAGCCTTCTTCTAACATGGAGAATCATAAATCAATCTCCGATAAATCAGTTGTTGAACCATCTTTTAGTGATCATGATGAAAGTCAG AGTTCTTCTGCTATCCACATTGAATCAGCACAGAGCTTTGGCAGATCCAATGATGAAACTGGAGAGTTGCAAGATGCGACTCAAAAAGTTCAACCAAGCATTTCTTCTGTGACCTCAGAAAAATCCCAAAATTCTGAATTCGGGTCACCCTCTGGTGAAGTGGATTTGGAAGTTGATAGGCATGGGGCAGTTGAAAGGGATACCGAAGTGCTAGAAACTGCACTTGCTTCAGAAGAGAGCATGTCTCAGGTTACTGAAGAAAATAGCAATGAATTTGATGATATGAAGGAAATTGACGAAGGATTCTTGTCAGAATTGGACACTGTTGGAGACTTTCGTGTCAATGATGCTGGTGTATCACTTCGTACTGACACTGAACATGAGAAAACTGGAGATTCTCAAGTTTTTTCACTCCctaaggatgtaaagatagaaGAGATTGAACAGGGCATCCCAGTTCTTGAAGCAAGATCACTTGAAGATGTTAACCTGGCTTTTAAGCAACTTCAAGAAGGAGTGGATGTTAAAGAAGTTATCCTTCCAAGTACCATTAAGGATCAGCATGCTATTGAAGAATCTAAAGATCATCTGGAAGCTAATTCAGACCTTGAGGTTGTTGAAGCCAGATCTCTGGAAGATATTAACATTGCTTTAAAGCAAGCATCTGAAGGAAATAAAGGGGAGCTTCCAAATTCCTTGGATTTGAAAGCCACTTCAGTCAAAGTTGAAGAAAATGGAGTTGGCTCGTCAAAGGTGAATGAATCCAGTTCTGAAGAAACAAACAGAACTACGGCAGATAAATCGGAAAATATACCCATCAGTGGCTCCAGTGACAAGGCAAAATCTCACAGTAGGAAATCTACTTCCAGTTCCAGTTCCAGCTCAAGCTCGAGCGATTCTGATTGA
- the LOC108329760 gene encoding uncharacterized protein LOC108329760 isoform X1 — MEESEVLQELHNLTHIESEESLNRILCTLWSTRNTGLPLSDKTRFQSLLRLSSLSQLDPVLACLRSLLRKCARYNLARPDHHHDVLKLFPPDLPQQLRTNLLSSLRKNCDQWKEDASLQFKGTANVSPSLLWPRHDPGSVAPLNRADSETASPSFQCDAVASCDDLESLPCLKSMTWTMENRGTSSPANRVAIISLKLHDYSKSPSGETEVKFFLTRDTLEAMLRSLTYIREQLNTVETSSGPPNKKQKL, encoded by the exons ATGGAGGAGAGTGAAGTGCTGCAGGAACTTCACAACCTAACGCACATAGAATCAGAAGAATCACTGAACCGCATCCTCTGCACCCTCTGGTCTACGCGCAACACCGGTCTTCCCCTCTCCGACAAGACTCGCTTCCAATCCCTCCTCCGCCTCTCTTCACTCTCTCAACTGGACCCC GTCTTGGCGTGTCTCCGCTCCCTCCTCAGAAAATGCGCGCGCTACAACCTCGCTCGCCCCGACCACCACCACGACGTCTTGAAGCTCTTTCCTCCCGACCTTCCACAACAACTGCGAACCAATCTCCTCTCCTCGTTGAGGAAAAACTGTGATCAATGGAAGGAGGACGCGTCGCTGCAATTCAAGGGTACGGCGAATGTTTCTCCTTCTCTGCTCTGGCCGCGGCATGACCCCGGTTCTGTTGCCCCGCTCAATCGTGCAGATTCCGAAACGGCGTCGCCCAGCTTCCAGTGTGATGCTGTTGCTTCTTGTGATGACTTG GAAAGCCTTCCTTGCCTCAAATCAATGACGTGGACCATGGAGAACCGTGGAACATCATCGCCTGCGAATAGAGTGGCTATAATCAGCCTCAAG CTGCATGATTACAGCAAATCTCCATCAGGTGAAACAGAGGTGAAGTTTTTTCTCACAAGGGACACTCTTGAAGCTATGCTGAGATCCTTGACATACATCAGGGAACAACTGAATACT GTTGAGACTTCTTCCGGGCCaccaaacaagaaacaaaagcTGTAG
- the LOC108329760 gene encoding uncharacterized protein LOC108329760 isoform X2, with translation MEESEVLQELHNLTHIESEESLNRILCTLWSTRNTGLPLSDKTRFQSLLRLSSLSQLDPVLACLRSLLRKCARYNLARPDHHHDVLKLFPPDLPQQLRTNLLSSLRKNCDQWKEDASLQFKGTANVSPSLLWPRHDPGSVAPLNRADSETASPSFQCDAVASCDDLLHDYSKSPSGETEVKFFLTRDTLEAMLRSLTYIREQLNTVETSSGPPNKKQKL, from the exons ATGGAGGAGAGTGAAGTGCTGCAGGAACTTCACAACCTAACGCACATAGAATCAGAAGAATCACTGAACCGCATCCTCTGCACCCTCTGGTCTACGCGCAACACCGGTCTTCCCCTCTCCGACAAGACTCGCTTCCAATCCCTCCTCCGCCTCTCTTCACTCTCTCAACTGGACCCC GTCTTGGCGTGTCTCCGCTCCCTCCTCAGAAAATGCGCGCGCTACAACCTCGCTCGCCCCGACCACCACCACGACGTCTTGAAGCTCTTTCCTCCCGACCTTCCACAACAACTGCGAACCAATCTCCTCTCCTCGTTGAGGAAAAACTGTGATCAATGGAAGGAGGACGCGTCGCTGCAATTCAAGGGTACGGCGAATGTTTCTCCTTCTCTGCTCTGGCCGCGGCATGACCCCGGTTCTGTTGCCCCGCTCAATCGTGCAGATTCCGAAACGGCGTCGCCCAGCTTCCAGTGTGATGCTGTTGCTTCTTGTGATGACTTG CTGCATGATTACAGCAAATCTCCATCAGGTGAAACAGAGGTGAAGTTTTTTCTCACAAGGGACACTCTTGAAGCTATGCTGAGATCCTTGACATACATCAGGGAACAACTGAATACT GTTGAGACTTCTTCCGGGCCaccaaacaagaaacaaaagcTGTAG